The Dehalococcoidia bacterium genome has a window encoding:
- a CDS encoding glycosyltransferase family 2 protein codes for MTTVDVVIPVYNEERDLPRNVPVLHRFLSSEGFPYRWRIVIADNASTDATPQVAHRLARELPGVDYLRIERKGRGIALKTAWGQSQADVVSYMDVDLSTDIAAFPALVRAVAEEGFHLATGTRLARGAQVRRSLKRETLSRGYMLLLKLSLGVRFSDAQCGFKAARADAFRALLPLLRNDNWFFDTELLVIAERAGYRIAEVPVRWQEDHDSRVKVVRTAVEDVRGILRLLRERPWRLAPPPGTF; via the coding sequence ATGACCACGGTGGACGTGGTGATACCCGTCTACAACGAGGAGCGAGACCTGCCCCGCAACGTCCCAGTGCTCCACCGCTTTCTCAGCTCCGAGGGCTTCCCCTACCGCTGGCGCATTGTCATCGCCGACAACGCCTCTACCGATGCCACGCCCCAGGTAGCCCACCGCCTGGCCCGTGAGCTGCCGGGCGTGGACTACCTGCGCATCGAACGCAAGGGGCGCGGCATCGCCCTCAAGACGGCCTGGGGGCAGTCGCAGGCCGACGTGGTCTCTTACATGGATGTGGACCTCTCCACGGACATCGCCGCCTTCCCCGCCCTGGTGCGGGCTGTGGCCGAGGAGGGGTTTCACCTGGCCACGGGCACCCGCCTGGCCCGTGGTGCCCAGGTGCGCCGCTCTCTGAAGCGGGAGACCCTCTCCCGCGGCTACATGTTGCTCCTGAAGCTCTCCCTGGGCGTGCGCTTCAGCGACGCTCAGTGCGGTTTCAAGGCAGCCCGGGCCGACGCCTTCCGGGCTCTGCTGCCGCTGCTGCGCAACGACAACTGGTTCTTCGACACAGAGCTGCTGGTCATCGCCGAGCGGGCCGGCTATCGCATCGCCGAGGTGCCGGTGCGCTGGCAGGAGGACCACGACAGCCGCGTGAAGGTGGTGCGGACGGCGGTGGAGGACGTGCGGGGCATACTGCGGCTCCTGAGGGAGCGCCCCTGGCGTTTGGCCCCGCCTCCCGGCACGTTCTGA
- the purH gene encoding bifunctional phosphoribosylaminoimidazolecarboxamide formyltransferase/IMP cyclohydrolase codes for MIALISVSDKRGVKGLALGLAELGFDIYSTGGTQRHLLETGLPVLSISSLTGFPEILDGRVKTLHPFVHAGILARRDRPEHMEELRRSEIPPIDLVCVNLYPFAETASRTDVSLDDVLEQIDIGGPTLLRAAAKNFPFVVVLVDPDDYEPVLEMLRMGEVPLEERRRLAAKAFQHVAAYDTVIARYLRGDADPFPRQLTVALEKTMDLRYGENPHQRAALYREVTLGGPTGIVAARQLHGKELSYNNIMDADAAWAAVCDFREPTVAIIKHANPCGLASRDDLAEAFRLAFLGDPVSAFGGIVAVNRPVDAALAEAVREAKHPTSGQRLFLEVIVAPGYDQNALAVLRRSPNLRILEVPTPPRDALTYRHVSGGLLVQEPDAYPDDDIQLQVVTRRAPTEQELVDLRFAWKACKHVRSNAIVVAKDRALLGVGAGQPNRVQSVRLAVDAAGQRAQGAVLASDAFFPFPDSVEEAARAGISAIVQPGGSLRDEEVVRAADAHGLAMVFTGVRHFRH; via the coding sequence ATGATCGCGCTGATTTCTGTTTCGGATAAGCGGGGGGTGAAGGGGCTGGCGTTGGGGCTGGCCGAGCTGGGCTTCGATATCTACTCCACCGGCGGCACCCAGCGCCACCTCCTCGAGACCGGCCTCCCCGTCCTCTCTATCTCCTCCCTCACCGGCTTCCCCGAGATCCTGGACGGCCGCGTCAAGACCCTCCACCCCTTCGTCCACGCCGGCATCCTCGCCCGCCGCGACCGCCCCGAGCACATGGAGGAGCTCCGCCGCAGCGAAATTCCCCCCATCGACCTGGTCTGCGTCAACCTTTACCCCTTCGCCGAGACCGCCTCCCGGACCGATGTCTCGCTGGACGACGTGCTGGAGCAGATAGATATCGGCGGGCCAACGCTGTTGCGGGCCGCTGCCAAGAACTTCCCCTTCGTCGTCGTTCTGGTAGACCCGGACGACTACGAGCCGGTGCTGGAGATGTTGCGTATGGGCGAGGTCCCTCTGGAAGAGCGACGGCGCCTGGCCGCCAAGGCCTTCCAGCACGTGGCCGCCTACGACACCGTCATCGCTCGCTACCTGCGGGGCGATGCCGACCCCTTCCCTCGCCAGCTCACCGTGGCCCTGGAGAAGACCATGGACCTGCGATACGGCGAGAACCCGCACCAGCGGGCCGCCCTCTATCGCGAGGTGACTTTGGGAGGGCCGACGGGCATCGTGGCCGCCCGTCAGCTCCACGGCAAGGAGCTCTCCTACAACAACATCATGGATGCCGACGCTGCCTGGGCGGCGGTGTGCGACTTCCGCGAGCCGACGGTGGCCATCATCAAGCATGCCAATCCCTGCGGCCTGGCCTCCCGCGACGACCTGGCCGAGGCCTTCCGTCTGGCCTTCCTGGGGGACCCAGTGTCCGCCTTCGGGGGCATCGTGGCCGTCAACCGCCCGGTGGACGCCGCCCTGGCCGAGGCCGTCCGCGAGGCCAAGCATCCCACCAGCGGCCAGAGACTCTTCCTGGAAGTCATCGTCGCGCCGGGCTATGACCAGAACGCCCTGGCCGTCCTGCGCCGCAGCCCCAATCTGCGCATCCTGGAGGTGCCCACGCCGCCGCGGGACGCCCTTACCTATCGGCACGTCTCCGGTGGGCTCCTGGTGCAAGAGCCGGATGCCTACCCCGACGACGACATCCAGCTTCAGGTGGTGACCCGGCGTGCCCCCACCGAGCAGGAGCTGGTGGACCTGCGCTTCGCCTGGAAGGCCTGCAAGCACGTCCGTTCCAACGCCATCGTTGTAGCCAAGGACAGGGCGCTCCTGGGGGTCGGCGCGGGGCAGCCCAACCGCGTCCAGAGCGTGCGTCTGGCGGTGGACGCGGCCGGCCAGCGGGCGCAGGGGGCGGTCCTGGCTTCGGATGCCTTCTTCCCCTTCCCGGACTCGGTGGAGGAGGCGGCACGGGCGGGCATCAGCGCCATCGTGCAGCCCGGCGGCTCCCTGCGGGACGAGGAGGTGGTGCGAGCGGCCGATGCCCACGGCCTGGCCATGGTCTTCACCGGCGTCCGCCACTTCCGCCACTAG
- a CDS encoding PmeII family type II restriction endonuclease — protein MAEGVDREQIIEQVANLAGVDPDRAARLVRAFEDTFAHPFAAKLKSLRLRDILRNKNPYLYRASGIESCEDLVRRALQDYVSASAEGYFGPFFEAVAKIMSGGVKPAGGGEVDLDIRDDDVARLYVIKSGAKGFNSSSYRTAKNDLDSAERRLRQDKVRVIKKIAFAYGRRKPAFKEGVEHLASKDFWAEVTGDRDFYKKLLDVCAALAPLYTADMQAPFEDLLREAEASFCKEGKVAWDKILNLVSG, from the coding sequence GTGGCGGAAGGCGTAGATAGGGAGCAGATCATCGAACAGGTGGCAAATCTGGCAGGAGTTGACCCAGATAGGGCCGCTCGGTTGGTGCGAGCGTTTGAAGATACCTTTGCGCATCCATTTGCTGCCAAGCTCAAGTCGCTTCGGTTGCGGGACATCTTGCGCAATAAGAACCCTTACCTCTACAGGGCCAGCGGCATTGAGTCGTGCGAAGACTTGGTGCGCCGCGCCTTGCAGGACTATGTCAGCGCCAGCGCCGAAGGTTACTTCGGCCCCTTCTTTGAAGCTGTGGCCAAAATCATGTCGGGGGGCGTAAAGCCTGCGGGAGGCGGGGAAGTGGATTTAGATATCAGGGACGACGATGTAGCTCGCCTGTATGTTATCAAGTCAGGGGCGAAAGGGTTCAACTCGTCAAGCTATCGAACTGCCAAAAACGACCTGGATTCAGCCGAGCGGAGACTGCGGCAAGACAAAGTAAGGGTCATAAAGAAGATCGCCTTCGCATATGGTCGGCGCAAACCGGCCTTCAAAGAGGGTGTGGAACATCTTGCCAGCAAAGATTTCTGGGCTGAAGTCACCGGTGACCGGGACTTCTACAAGAAGTTGCTCGACGTATGTGCCGCCCTTGCGCCCTTGTACACTGCGGATATGCAGGCTCCCTTTGAGGATCTGCTTCGAGAGGCTGAGGCGAGTTTTTGCAAGGAGGGAAAGGTGGCCTGGGACAAGATCTTGAATCTTGTATCCGGATGA